TGATGTCGTATAAGTAAGCCATCATCCTCCTCTTTGTTGTAAATCAAGTGCCCAAGATAgttttatgcacctttatttgtttcAATCTATGGGTTGACTTTGCATCATATGGCACTTGTTCATCTAGTGTTCCTTTGCCAAGGGCTTCCAATGCTAGTATTTGGCTATGGTCAGAAAGGAATCCATAAAACTAACAGTCTGTTATCGCATCTTTGGGTTTGTTTTAAGTTTTGGTCATGAACTATTCCCATTTGGTCGTTACCACTGGCTGCACATTTCTGTTTAATCTCAGAAAATAAATACTACATAGTAAGGTTCAAGGAAACTTTGGAGCTAATATTAGGTACCACTGGAAAACTATTTTAGTGCTTCACCTCTCACAACTCTGCGACAAATGTATATGTCTATTATGAAAGGCTAATATGGAATGCACGCAACTGTTTTGTTCTTGTGAATGCAATAAATAAGCATTATCATACTCTATTAAGAAAGTTGAGATGAAAACGCGTCATTTGAATATTTTTTTCTCTAACTTATTGCCAGGTTTGTAAATTCATATTTTTTTTCTCATACTCCATTAGAGAATGCCGAATCAAAAGAAACAAGAGTGGATGCAGCGAAAAAAGTGAAGATGGATATAGATTATCAGGGCAGACAATCTTGGTTGAGACCAATTTAACACATACAGAAAGCCCACGCCATATGCTTTACGTTTTCCCATAATGGGCAAGACAGATGCATATTGTGGATTATTTTTGTCGGATGTCTGTTCAGATGTTGTATAGCATATATCTTACGCTTACTCTGTATTTCTATACTTCTATGTACATGCATATTTGGGTTGCCGGGTGTTTATAAACTTTTGTCATTTAAACCTAATGTTTGTATCTCCCATTTATTGTGGCTTGTTTTCTCCTCCCTACAACTAGGGTACAAATAGTAACATTGTTCATGTGGAAGTGTCTTAGCTGAAAATAGGATTTCCTTGGTTCATATGTTCAAATTTCAGACATGTGTGGACTTCTGGGATGATTCACACGCATAAAAGCAAAGTCTCGCCATAATTTTGTGTGTGTAGCTTTTGCACGACACCTTCTTCAAATATCAAACTAAGCCAAAATTGTCTAGCCATGGTGACCTGTACTACGAAGGAAAAGATTTTGAACTACATTTGCTTTGTTCTATTCTTCATGTCTATAGCGAAGATGTTCTTGTTTTCAAACCTGCCTCACTGAGCATAATTCTATGCACCTAACAGGTCAAACTTAAGGAAATTAAGCAAGGTATGTGGTCCTGAGAACTTAAAGAAGCTTTTGGAATGCCTGATGGGGTGCCACCTCCATGGCTTATAAACATGCAGGTATATTTCCTTTTAAAGAAAATCTCGATGCAAATGTTCCTCTGGTTGGCTGTTCTTTTTGTTACTGGCCAACTGTGAACTGGCATAGAATAATTCGTATTACATAAACTAAGTCCCTAGATGTAAAGGTTTTGTGATACTCGGCATTGGTAAATTTTTCATCTTATTATTGGTCTGAGAGTAAAGGTGAATTATCTTTGTTGGTGCTTCTTGTGTAAGGTACTTCATTGTTTTGTGAAAATAAAGGTGTTCAATAGGATATGTCAAATGTTTCATAGGTTGCTTCTGCAACAAATGTTCAAGTTTTTCGTGTATTAAATTTGGCATGACGTTCCAATATATATGTAGCGTAGCTCTTAGGCTGCTGCTGCTCATGGATGTTTCATGTCCGGGTCTATATCTGAATTTATACTTGGTTATGGGCTTTCTTATACCCTACCCTTTCGCTGTTGCTCAAACTTTGGAAAAATGTATTATTAGTGCTTAACTGTTGGTATTAATTTTTGGTTAGAATGTATTGGTCCACAGTATGGCACGTGTGACTTACAAATGCTGATATAAATGTAGCAACTTCAGTTACACAATCCCATATTGTTAATTCAAAGATTGAAACTTTACTCATAAATTAAAAGTTGGAACTTATACATTATGTGAATTCCCGGTTTGTTTGTTTAGCTTCAGTTTTCCAGTGAATCTGGATGATTGCTCTGTTTCGGACAATCATTTCCCTGTTTCTGGCGTAGTTTAATCTTTATTGGTTTTATTCAAATGTTTGGAGTTTGATGCATGGTTACCTATACTATGGATAGGCAAGTGCAGGAAAATGATGGAGGAGGTTATATTTGTTCACTTGCATACTGCATCATTTCAGGACCATATACTGGGGGACACAATATTAGGTCCTACGTAGAACATCCAGTCGATTTTGAAGAAATATTTGCACTAGTATATTTCAATTTATTATACTTGTCCTAGAACGGTATGGTTATCTTCTGTTTGAAATAGTTTAGTCATTTTTAACTTCGAAAATTGATAAAGTTTTTGGTGGTTGGTTTAGGTTGTATATGTCGCTAGATCATGAAGAGGTTGTTGATAAATATGAACTATTGTTGATCAACTTGTTGAGGCAAACCTGTCAGTTATTAGGCTTCGTGAACTGATCTTTATCTTTCGGATTTTATATATCATTAGGTTCGTATAAAGAATACCGAGGTGCCTCTAACTCATCTTGCAACTGCTTCCAAGGGTTCATCTTGAACTGACCCTCGATCAATTCTTCTTATGGTTGCCCAAATCATATTAGGATCTTCGAACAGAAGGATAGGTGTAGGAAACTTCTGTGGGCGAGAAGAATTTTCAGTGATTGATCGATAATTTTCCCTTCTAGTTTATTATTGCTGAATTTGTTGCTAAAGTTGAAGTTTCTTGTTGAAATGCTAGGTCTTCTTTACATTGTGGCATCAGCAATGGTGGGTTAGCTGATAGCCTGATGGCCTGATGGCATTCAACACTAACTATTGTGACAGACGATTATTTGGTATTTATACTGCTGCTCCGGCAAAAAAAAAACTCAATTTTGTGTTTTCAACAGCTTGAACATTTGAAAAATCTGATGTGATTATTTTACTAATATCTTGATGTTTGCTATTATGAGTAACAATTATCTGTAAGTTCACTGCCATATTTTCCTGCTGAAGTTGGGGCGACTGGCAGAGGAGATGGTGACCGGCGCAGCACTTGGGCTCTGTCCTGAGCGTCTCCTGCGACAAGCTCGGCGGGAACAAGGCCATGGTGACCCCGACACACGTACTTGTTCCCTTCTTCTCGTCCTCCTGGCTAATTATCCTGTGCCTCCCATGAAAAATCCCTGCTTTGAACTTGTTTTCCGGAGCACAAAGACTCGGATTTTCCTGTGTTAGCGGGGAGCCCAGAATGCCTTGAGCGTACTCAGCCTGGGAGGAAAACAAGTAATCTGATTGCTCCATTTTGTACGTACATATatactttttttttgcgaaatggAAATTTATTAATCAAGGAAATGGAGTTCCATCCTGATTACAAGCCTGTCTGATAATGTCTGGTCCCTTACGGATCCACACGTTGGTACACCTCTCAGTATAACCCAATCTAGCTAAGGAATGGCTCACACCATTTAGCTCCCTAGGAATATGCCTGACAAGACACTCTCTACCTTGCTTACAAAGGTGTTTTGCTACATTAACGATCGCCGCAACTTCAGATCTATTCACGTCAGTGTCATTGATCATAGATGTCGCCTCCAAACAGTCGCTCTCTATGATGACAGGCTTGTTTGTATGTTCTAGCGCCAATGCTAGTCCTTCAGTGCAAGCAAGAATCTCTGCTTCAAGAGGGCTGTCACATGTCTTCAGGTATGTACAAGCTGCAAAGATAATGCATCCTTCATCATCCCTTAGAACCATGCCGGTACCTCCTTCATGCTTCTCTCCCGCCCAAGCACCATCAACATTAAGCTTCGTCCAACCTAGTGGTGGCCGAGACCAACCCACCTCAGGAGCTTCATCTTTTCTCACCTTCTTCTTCCGCTTTGTGATGCCTTGCATGTGATCATAGACAATCGGCGTCTTCCCCTTAACTGAATCAACGTTGGGATCATGTTGAATCACCAACAGCGAGTCCACATAGCTTCGCAAGAATCTCCTTGAGGCATCAACTGGCGGGGCTGCCTTCTGATGAACCACTTCATTCCTTACATGCCATATGCGCCAGAAGGTCATGAGCATCATCAGTCTTTCCTGCTCATTTGCTTGGTCCAGAGCATGGAAAAGCCACTCCTGGCCTGTGTTGGTGATGTGCTCCTTCAGCGGCCAGATCTCCCGCATTGCTGCCCAAAGCTCCCGAGCCAACGGACACCTGCAAAATGTGTGATATGTATCCTCGCGTTCCATACCACAAAGCACACATATGTCAGAAACCGACAGATTTCGCTTTCTTTTGTTCTCCCCTGTAGCTAGGGAATTTGTAATCAGACGCCATGCAAACACGCGTACCTTTGGGGGAGCAGGGCACCCCCACACTGTGTCCCAGACGACACGATTGCCGTCCGGTGCCCTGCTCGCTGCGCACGTTACCGTGCGATGATTGCATTCCCACGCCAGCTTGTATGCACTTCTAACAGAGAAGATGCCGCGGCGGTCTGGTGCCCAAGCCAGTACGTCGTCACCATGATGCGGCGAAGCCTTGATTTTCAGGATGTCAGCGGTGTCAAGTTGGGAGAAGTGTCGTCGCAGAAGGTCCATCCGCCATTCGCCATTCTCCGACAGTAGCTCTGCGACACGTCGGAGCCTACAATTTCCTCTCGCCGTCATCGGCCGATACTCATGAGGTTTTGGTATCCAGGGATCACGCCATATGCGAATTTGATTACCGTCACCAACTCTCCACACCAGGCCCTTCTTCAGCAGCTCCAGCCCGTATTGGATTGCTTGCCACGACGACGACGCGTTCCCTGCAAACACTGTATCCTCCAATCGACCATTAGGATAATACCTTGCTTTTAGGATTGAAGCACATAAACTATCAGGTTTCGTCAGTAATCTCCAAGCCTGCCGCGCAAGAAGTGCTTGATTAAACAGCCTAAAGTCCTTGAATCCTAGCCCGCCTTGATTTTTCGGATGCGTAAGTGCATCCCAAGACTTCCAGTGTATTTTCCTTGCTCCTTTCTTTGATCCCCACCAGTAATTGCATACCATTCGGTTCAGATCATCACAAAGGCCAAGTGGTTGAGGACACGCACGTACAAGAAGGCTGATCAATTGGCTTTGCTTTTTATTACATCAAGTCACGGTAGTTTTGCATGCTACCTAGCCTGCACACTAAGTCTTGCAACTCACACCAATTAGTAGACTGAACAGACTTGGATGTAGGCAATCCAGACTGCCATGGCAGGAAAACATGTAAACTCATTGATTTGCTTCGTATGTTAAATGTTATTCTCACAGCCACATGGGTCGTTTGTGCAAGGGTtctaattagttagttcattgaTTATTGTCTCAGATTATGGTCTCAGAACCGCAGTGTTTCCTTGGTTATTTTAGGCAGCCAAACCAAGTAAATACTTCCTCCGTTCTGAAATAGTCTACATTTTAGCTCCAATTTTTTTCTGAAATAATCTAAATTCTACCTTTTAGTCAACAACGACACACTAAAAATGAAGTGGTTTTGCTCTCTTTATTAGACGTTGTTATTTTCAAtgtagcttggattggttgttcatatatctaagtagtactaataaatgcaacactaatttttcttattttttctaaaatgtaGAGTAAAACAGAACTGAGGGAGTAGATTTATTAATTCAGTTAAGTAGTTTAGCTGGCCATTACAAAATTACaaaaaccttgatactgaatcaaATGAATCTGTGGGTGGCAAAAGAAGGATGAAACATGTTTTGCGGCAGGAGATGTGAAGGCACTCACATTTTCTATATTGCCTGATCCTAATTAactgactaaatttttcttcttgTCTTGCATAGCTTCCCAATGTATTTTATTGTAGACACTCCAAGAATACATAGttactttctttatatcaaaatctCTTCATTGTGCTCCGGGACTATTTCCTTTCTTAACTATACTTCCTTTTCTCTGTTTTGTATAATTCCTTTGGTACACCTGCTCATTACACTCATCATTTCTCAATCAAGTTGCATGGTTGTGTTGCTGGTAGAGTTGGGAACCATATACCATTTTGATCTCAAATCATTCTACTTTCTTTATAACCCAGTGCATGAGTTTGTAACTTCTTTCTCCTCTATCTTGAACTTATTTGGAGCACGTCCCTTAATTTTGAAATTGGAGGGGGAGGCGGATATCATTGTTCAGTACAGTGAGGATGATGTACCATATAGGATGAGTCCATGTTCATGTGGAACCCGGTCTACTACAGAAGGATCCATATGAAGTCAGGTCCCCATCGATTTTCTTCATCTCCATAGATGCTTATTTGCACCGCCAATTGGGCATGTTCAAGGTTCTTCCTATGAATTCCTTAGTAGAGTTTCTAGTTTGTTTTGATTGATTAGTTTTCCCATCAATTCAATACATAGATAGATtcgactaaaaatattttcaTCTTGATTTGTGGCTATACACCAGATATGGAATTTACTTCATCTTGATGGAGGGTGTGGGAGCGAGGAGAATGACTTTAGTGGCCTCCATGATAAGGTGTGCACTCGTTCTGCAGTATCGACTCTGGGTTTTTCCATGCCAAATATATAGAAATTTCAGTCCAGGAGTCgcctgttttttttttcttgaatGTAGAGTTGTCTGAAGCTATGGCTCACCAATCCTTCATCGCTGGAGATGCGATGGTctccttcctgagcttcagtcaaATGAACATAGAAGCAGGTTCAGTCAAAGGATGCATTAATGATACGTTGTGAAACATGTCTTAGTCTTTATATTTGTCCTTTCTTTTTTGCTTTTGTTAGTGGCATCTGCCAAGCAGTAGTCACATATTTCTCAGATCTTGCGTACTCTTTGGAATGAGTTTGAGTAGTCCTAATGAAAGGACTAGGTTCCAATAGGCATTTTTGTCATATATATATGGTTCACACGAATTGCAATAATCATATACATCTTGAAGCATTGAACCAGCATCATTTTTCTTTTTTTAATCTACTGAAGATCATAATTGGCGGTTTTCTTGAATtttcttgtatatacttgttgtcATGTGCCGCCACTGACCTATGGAAGTTAGTGTGCACTCATAGAATACTATTGTTGCATGCAGGTTTTGGCAATCCGAGGCTGCTCCTTTCGCTTCGACAGATAACCTCTACCTTGTTGTTATGTGGTGACGACCAGTTTGCCTCCGGCACCGGTGGTCTCTTTTC
This Lolium perenne isolate Kyuss_39 chromosome 1, Kyuss_2.0, whole genome shotgun sequence DNA region includes the following protein-coding sequences:
- the LOC139834259 gene encoding uncharacterized protein translates to MREIWPLKEHITNTGQEWLFHALDQANEQERLMMLMTFWRIWHVRNEVVHQKAAPPVDASRRFLRSYVDSLLVIQHDPNVDSVKGKTPIVYDHMQGITKRKKKVRKDEAPEVGWSRPPLGWTKLNVDGAWAGEKHEGGTGMVLRDDEGCIIFAACTYLKTCDSPLEAEILACTEGLALALEHTNKPVIIESDCLEATSMINDTDVNRSEVAAIVNVAKHLCKQGRECLVRHIPRELNGVSHSLARLGYTERCTNVWIRKGPDIIRQACNQDGTPFP